CAGTCCTCCGCAGACAAAACAGGGGAAAATAAAGATTGCTTTCTAGTCAGAAAAGACTGGACTTTATTTTCTAGTGGTTGGATGTTTGAAAGACCTACATATTTGATAGCATATTCTAAATTGAGAACTATACCCGGGTGCTCGTCGAGTCGCAATATTCTAACTGGTGCGATTGGACGATTGCGATGATTCACTGTACTGacatttcttccttgtttgTACTATCTCACGATGAGTGAAACAGAGTAGATGCCCTTTCCATGAAAATCATAGTCGTTCGAGATAAATCTATCCACAAACTTGCGTTactcaaaaaatcttttcggcaagaaactttgtttttctccaTAGAGCGTGATTAGTCAGCGTCGCCTGATACTGGAGGAAGTTTCGCGAACTGCTGATAACGAAGTAATTGCAACTCCTCACAAACTATATCGCAACGGTCAAGAGGTCATACTTTACGACGGCATCAGGACCGATAAATCACACTGATCTCCTAGACAAACAGGAGAATATAGTGGAAGTCGATAAAAATACGAGATTTCCGTCGCTCTCATATTTTGGGGCCGGGCGTAGGTGCGCTAGAGAGGAGTCGGACCCTCCTCAAGTGAAAGGAGTCTAGCACATGGGCTGCACAgggctcaagtgatgaggatctctTCGCCGACGTCAAAAAATGAGGGACGTCCGTTCGTGGactgtccaaaagtgaaggaggtcggaGCATCGGCTCCGACTACCGCATCTACGGCGTCGGAGTTCCAGTGCGTTACGATGCTTATAATTACGTTACGATTATTATGATACGTTTTTCCGGAGATGCTCGAGTTCTTCGCATGAAATCGACTACAACCATATATTACCTCTTCGCTTACTAACAACTACTTCTTATGAGTACGTCAGTAGAATCTTCTGGAACGCTGTTGCTGAACAACTAGGAATAAAATGTAGAGGAGTGAGGCCAAATATTTCGTGCCTATACTTGTTCCCATCAATGATAAAGTAGCATTGTTAAACTGCGTAGAAAGTGGCATTCTCTACCAATAATGACTCGCTTCAGACGCTCAGTTCTCAATAATACAGTAGAAGCGACGGATAATTCCAGAAACTCCGTCTGAAACGTGAGAACGGAAGGTCCCATGTTCCAAACAATTGCGAGATTTTGAGGCCGACAACATAACCAACGATCATCCTTTTGTCACTCCCAACCTCGCCAACGGATTGGTTACATTCAATGAGGAAGATCGTCCAAATCAAAATAAGGAACTGGTAAGCAATACAAAAAATCTGActgtttaaaataataaacaacgaGAAGTGTGCACCTCGTAAGTTTGTCCCGTATGATGAACGTATATCTCTTGAGTGCGCTTCTTAAGTCTTTGAATTTCCTCTGCACGGATAACAATATCCGAACATGTACCCTGGAATTCAGTAAGAATACAGCAGCTTAAAGTTGAACGAAACACTGAACGAACCGTCGCCCCTCCGCTTGGTTGATGTACCATTATTCTTGAGTTTGGAAGGGCAGTGCGTAGACCTTTCTCACCAGCACAAAGAAGTAGTGAACCCATGCTTGATGCCTACAAGAAGACAACGAAAATTAGAGATCAACATCAGagctaaaatgaaaatgagtaCATACCTGACCTACACACCATGTTGCAACTGGTGGAGTGATCATCTGCATCGTGTCATAAATTGCAAGACCGGCCGTTACGCTACCACCTTAAAAGCTGCTTTTCGCTATCTCATCATCTCTAAAGTCACAAAGTGTCTACAACAAACCTGGGCTATTTATGTACATATGAATTGGCTTCTTACTGCTGTCACTTTGAAGGAATAATAGCTGAGCGATGATAGAAGATGCGACGAAATCATCAAtatgaaaataaggaaaacatTAAAAGCACATATAGACTTCGATTGAGACAGCAGTCACCAAGATAGCATCCCCAACTCTTACTGTTTCTCAAATTGAGGGGTGGTGGAGTACGCTCACTGAAGTAGAAGCAAAAACCACGGAAGAAGTTCCAGATCTGATCAGAAGAGCAGATCCTTGAGATTAGTTCATAACAAACAATGTGCAGGAATGTCCTACTAGAACTGCCCAAAGAACGTATCTATTCCGTGCACCTCTCCTTCtaactttctctttctctttctttctctctcttttcatCACCaccgtcggtggacatgggaatcagCCGACGGAACAACTCGTGAGGGTATCGACATACTCAACACACGTACTCAACAAAGGAAATTGGTGTTTACTCTACATTTCAGTAGCGCCATCTTTCTTCAGctgttctgatcaccgtctccttcgagTGAAAACCAACAATGAGTTCGAAGACATATTTGGAATACCACGCGAAGAATGAAAGAAGTCGTGCACAACGGCTGCATCGTGGGGGACTTCTTACCTCAGTATGACTGGCACATGATCGCAGACGAACTGcttttcaacttcttctttttttttgaagattttgaagttgaaAAGCTTCCAACTGATTTTGGGCCTGTGCTGGATGTGCTTAGAAGCCTCGGACGACAAATCTGGATTTTGAAAGCCATCAAGAAGttgcttgaaaaagaaaagcattaCGACGTTTGATCCAAAAGCAAAAGCCGGAAATGCGCCACTGAACGCTGTGATTGTGCAGGTAGCCTGAGCGTTCTATATAGTGTTTGCGAGGATCAAGTTCATGCACGTATCAGGCAAGTTTGATGAATCACCACTTCAAGAACAAGTTGGATTTTATCAAGGTTTGGATCACATTCGAAGCATGAAGGTGATCGTAGAGGTTTGCCGGAAATATTGCACGCCCCTAATCGTGATGACATTAGCTGCTACCACTAATCCAGCATCGTTTAACCATATCCACTGGAAAGCTATTCTAGAAGGCGATACGATATCGTTAAAGCTATTAACGACTGCATTGCATTGTGTATTGAAATAGCTTGCTTCGCAACAAAATCTATTACTTATCGATGGAAGATTCCTCACAAATCTTCGTTTAAATCTACGTTTTTGAAGCCAGGGGAATATATCGGTCGGTAATATTGTGAGGAGATGAATGGATCGAAAAACCATTAGAGttgatctacaaaaaaaaa
This is a stretch of genomic DNA from Necator americanus strain Aroian chromosome II, whole genome shotgun sequence. It encodes these proteins:
- a CDS encoding hypothetical protein (NECATOR_CHRII.G4767.T1) yields the protein MFGVMSLRGLLPILRRCAVGVRRELSTTPSLSTIPFVIENEGRGERSYDIYSRLLRDRIVCVMTPLLFLQSDSSKKPIHMYINSPGGSVTAGLAIYDTMQMITPPVATWCVGQASSMGSLLLCAGEKGLRTALPNSRIMVHQPSGGATGTCSDIVIRAEEIQRLKKRTQEIYVHHTGQTYEVIQETLDRDRFMSALEAKNFGIVDKVESHQGSMPTE
- a CDS encoding hypothetical protein (NECATOR_CHRII.G4767.T2), translating into MSLRGLLPILRRCAVGVRRELSTTPSLSTIPFVIENEGRGERSYDIYSRLLRDRIVCVMTPLLFLQSDSSKKPIHMYINSPGGSVTAGLAIYDTMQMITPPVATWCVGQASSMGSLLLCAGEKGLRTALPNSRIMVHQPSGGATGTCSDIVIRAEEIQRLKKRTQEIYVHHTGQTYEVIQETLDRDRFMSALEAKNFGIVDKVESHQGSMPTE